AAGCCATTGCCAAACCCTTCGAGTGGAAATTTACCCGGAACGATCTCAATGAACTCCTGCAGCGTTTGCAGCCAAGTTCACAACTCGCCACTACTCTGGCAGCCTAGAAAAATACGTTAGCGAACTTATGAAACGGCCAACTAAGCAACGCTCAGCAGAGTCTCGGAAACCAGGATAAACCAACCTTGTTATTCCGCGCACGAGATGCCATCGTTCTTGCCAGATGAAGCCAAGCACCACAGCCGAGGTCTCGGCGGCTTCCGAGGCGGCGCGCCTGACGCAAACGTCTTTGGAGTTGTGGCTGCAGACTTGCGAGGCGTTTCGCGCCTGGGAACGGCGTGAAATCCTGCTGCGCGATCCCGACGAGAAAGCGCTGGCCGAATACCGCGAAGCTCTCAAATGGCTGCTCCGGAGCGCCCGGATGCATCAGGTGCTGGTCAAAGACCCGGACTTCCCTTACCGGCATTTTGTTCCCCAAATCGAAGGTATCTTGATCCACCTGGAGGAGTCCTGGAACGCGCTGAACAATCCATTGAGTGAGGAACAAGCCGAGCGGTTGATTGCGCAACATTTCCCGCATGAGCCACAGCCTTGAGGCCCTGCTCGAAGCCTACGATGCTCTGCGAAGCGCGCCTGCCGGCGAAATCAACGCGCGACAAGCGAATTACGAAGCGAGCCTCCAGGAGGTAGCAACGCACTTGGGGATCGCGTGCACTCTTTTGCACCAAATGATCCAACGAAAGTATCCGTCATGGCTGCGGGCCCAGAAAAGGAAACCTTCATCAATGCCGCCCAGTGCATGACGTTATGAAGACCGCTTGCCTGATCAATCGACATCGATCCCCTGGACGATATCCACGCCTCGGCCGAATACCGCGCGCACCTGGCCCGAGTGAATACGCAGCGAGCGCTCCAACTCGCCGCCTCGCGGATTTGATTCTCGCAACGCCGGCTTTCCGTCCGGTATGTGTTTAAAGGTGACCTCATCCGTAGCGCAGAGTTGCACTCTGCCGTATCGCGGAATTGTATTCCGCAGGGGACCGACAAGTTCCAGGGTTCTGGAACTCGCCGGCGCGCCGCCGATTGCAAATCGGCGATACGGCAGAGTACAACTCTGCGCTAAGTCAAACCGATGCTTCAATCGTCAAGTTGCGAGGTTTGGCGACCTCGTGGTGCCTGAGGCGAGAATACTTCGGAACTCGCCGGCATGAAAACCGGCGTTACGAAGTGACCGGCAGGTGTGCCATGAAAACTTCATTCGTTGCCGCAGAATGGCCCCGCCGAGACTTTCTGGGAACCGCATTATTCTGCGGAACAGGACTCGCCGTGACCAACTTGACGCTGGAAGCGGCGGAACTCCGGTCATCCAACAACGGTCGGCGCATCGGTTTCGTCGATGACAATTTGGGGAACTATCACGCGAATGTTTTTCTCAAAGCGTTGCGCGAACCGCTCAAAGAGCGTGGCTTCGTCGTGGCGGGATGCACTGGCTTGCAGGAAGCGCCGGGGCGCGCCTGGGCCGAAAAGAACTCGGTGCCTTACTTCAATTCCGTGGCGGCGCTCAACGACGCGGTCGATTTCTTCATGGTGCTCGCGCCTTCCACGCCGGAGACGCATCTCGAATTGTGCCGGCGCGTGTCGCCGTTCAAGAAACCCACCTACGTGGACAAAACTTTCGCGCCAGACCTGGCCACTGCTCGCGCCATCTTTGCCCTGGCGGACCAGCACAGCACTCCGATTCAGACCACCTCGGCGCTCCGCTACACCACTGTCCAGGAACAGGTCCAAAAGCTCGGCAAAGTCCAGCACATGATCACCTGGGGCGGCGGCGGTTCCTTTGCGGAATACGCGATTCATCCGCTCGAATTGCTCGTCAGCGTCATGGGCCATGAAGGGACGGCCCTGATGCGGCGCGGGACCGAGAATCGTTCGCAGCTTTTGATCGATTTTACCGGTGGCCGCACAGGGGTGGTGAACGTTTATCCCCAGAGCAACACGGCGTTCGCCGCCTCCGTCACGACAGACAAGGCCACGCAATACATCACCGTCGATGCTTCCCGGATTTTTGTGAACAACGCTGCGGCAATCCTGGACTTTTTCGCGGCGGGGAAACCGAACATCGACCGGCGCGAATCGCTCCTGCTCATGCGCCTGCTGGACGCGGCGAAAGCTCCTCGCGCCTTGAAAGAATTCGTGCCGCTCCCCTAGATGAACCGATCCATGAACCGTCTGTTCGGACCGTGGCCTTTAGGCCGCTTCAACGCTCGACTGCGGAGAGTGCGCGGAAGCAGCCTGAAGGCTGGGGTCCGCGCAGTTCTCGGTTCATGGACCGTGGGCATGGTTCTGAAACCAAGGGAGCTTCTCATGAACCTTGGTTGCATTCTCCTGTCCCCAATGTTACTGAGCGCGCTCGCCGCTGAACCCAAACGCCCCGAACTGATCTCCTGGTTTGGCAAAACTCCAACGCTCGACGGCGTCATCAGCTCGGGCGAATGGTCCGACGCCACCGAGTTCCGAGGCGTCCGCGATTGGGTTTCTGAATTCTCTCCCGTGAAGGACGACTCCGATCTCGCTCTTCGCGGCTGGGTCAAACATGACGACCAATGCCTTTACTTCGCCTTCGAGATTACGGACGACGTGCTCTATGGCATCGACACCGCACAGTGGCTTCCGCCGGAGAATCCGGACGCGCACGAGCTGTCGCCGAAAGGCTTTCCCTGGTTCGGCGATGAGATGGAAATCCTGATCAATGCGCCGAACACGTGGAATGGAAATGAAGGCGCCGAAGGCAGCGGTTCGTCCTGGCAAATGGTGTGCAACCTGACCAAGTCCCGGCTCGGAGGCGTAGGCACGGGAGGCTTGCTCGAAGGCGAGCCCCGCTCAGACCTGAAAGCCTGGGCCACGTATCAGCGCTGGATTCAGACAAAAGCGCAGCGTGCCGCGGCCCGCGCGAAACCCGAAGGCAAAGGCTACGTGATCGAATGGGCCATTCAGTTCGATCCGTGCCTGGAGATTTCGCCGGGCAAGTTTTACACAACTGCGCTGGGCGAGATCAAAGTGGGCTTGAACATCGCCCTGGGAGATCTGGACACGCCGGAAAAAGGTGAAGGGAATTTTGGCCGCTTCCATCACGAGCAATGGTTCGCCGGCGCCAAGGGGACGCGAACGCAGAAAGACAATTTCGGCCTCCTGCGCCTGATGGGAAAGAGACGGGCAACAGGAGGCAACGGGGTGAACAGAGAATAAGGACTTCAGAATTCAATCTGCCTCCCATCCCACTCAACCAGTTGACAGCCGCTGGCGCCTCGTCCAAATTCAAGCTCGACCTCCAGAGGAAAGTAAGAATGGAGCCGATGACCGAACCTCACCGACTGCCGCCCAAACCAGAAGCCAAACGGTCGATTTTGGCCCTGGCTGCCCCGAATTGGGCGTAACTAACTTCTGGATAATTATGTAGTTGAGCATCGAGGGACTTTATGAGCGCACGAGTCATTTTCGCGGTCTTCGTTGTGATGTTCGCTGCCTTGGGTTGTGGCCGTTCAAAGCAGAACGAGAGACGGGTTCAGAAGACGCCTGCCTCTTTTTCCGAAACGTTTTTCACGAGTATCACACCAACGGCTGATGGCGGTGCATACGTTGCTGGTTTGGCTTCAGGTTTGTGGTACATGCGAGGCTCGGAGGCAGTGAAGGTTCGCTTCCCCGATACGTCCACTAATCGCACTGGTTCGCTTTTGCTGGAGATTACGCCTTTGATTGATGGTGGTGCATATGCTCACTCAATCCTCGATAAGACCCTCTGGCTTCTGAGAGCCTGTCCGAAAAATCATGATTGCTGAGGAATTAGGCCAATCGACGGAGTTGAATTCGGATCATCGCGATGTAAACCCACGATTCCGCGCTGCTCTCGCAGTGCTCGTAGTCCCGCACCAGGCGTCGGTGACGCATCAACCACCCGAAAGTTCGTTCGACGACCCAGCGTTTGGGCAACACCTTGAACCCGCTCACGTCGTCGGAACGTTTGACCACCTCCACCTCCAGCTTCGGACGAATCGTCCGCACCCACGTCGCGAAGTCCGGGCCGCTGTAACCGCCATCGACCCACATTTTCCTCAACCACGTGAACCAACCCAGCACGCGGCCGAGCAGGCCTTGAGCCCCTTCGCGTTCCGGGACATGGGCCGCCGTCACCGCCACGCCCAGCACCAGACCCAACGTATCGACCAGCAGATGACGCTTGCGCCCTTTGATCTTCTTGGCCGCATCGTATCCCACGGCCCCTCCGTGCGGATCGGATTTGACGCTTTGACTGTCCAGGACCGCCGCGGTGGGGCGCGAGCGCTTGTCCTGTTGCTTGCGAGCCAGAGCTCGAAGACGCTCGTTGAGTTTCTCCCAGGTCTGATTGCGCGTCCACTGGCGGAAGATCCAGTGCACAGTTTTCCACGGAGGAAAATCGACCGGGAGCAGCCGCCAGGGAATACCTCCTTTGACAAGGTAGAGGATGGCATCGATCACCCGACGCCGATCCGTCGGCGGACGGCCGCGTTTGGCGGGGTCGGGAAGCAAGGGTTTCAGGAGGGCCCATTGGGCGTCGGTGAGGTTGGTTTCGTAAGAGGCGATTTTCATCGCCCAACAGAGCTGCGCTTAAAAGTGGCCAGCCGCGCCCCACCGCCAAAATCAAGTCTTTTCTCATGTTCTCATCGATTTTTTTGCATGCGATCCCAGCGAATTACGCCTTCCTGAATTTTCGGACAGGCTCTAAGGCTTACGACGCGCTCCCGAGCGTCGACGTGGTAGCATTACATTCTCGCGAACGCATTAGGCTAAAACGTTCTTGGCCACATCCCCATGCACATCCGTCAGCCGGAAGTCGCGCCCCTGGAATTTGTAGGTCAACCTGGTGTGATCGAAGCCGAGGAGATGGAGGATCGTGGCCTGAAGGTCGTGAACGTGCACTTTGCCTTCGACCACGTTGTAGCCGAGCTCGTCCGTGACGCCGTGCGTGTAGCCGCCCTTGATTCCACCGCCCGCCAGCCAGAGGCTGAAAGCGCGCGGATGATGATCGCGGCCCAGGAATTTTGAACCGTTCCGCTCCTCGTTCATCGGTGTGCGGCCAAATTCGCCGCCCCAAATCACCAGCGTGTCGTCCAGCAACCCGCGCTGCTTGAGGTCCGCGACCAATGCCGCCATGGGACGGTCGGTTTCGCGCGTCCGTTTCTTCAGCCCGGCGGGATGAACGATGTCCGTGTCTTCGCTCACGCCGTGCGTATCCCAGCCGCGATGATACAATTGAACGAAGCGCACGCCGCGTTCGAGCAGCCGGCGGGCGAGCAGACAATTATTCGCGAACGACACTTTGCCCGGCTCGGTTCCGTACATGTCGTGGATGTATTTCGGTTCTCTGGAAATCTCCATCAACTCCGGCGCGCTCGATTGCATCCGATAAGCCATCTCAAACGCATTGATGCGCGTGCTGATTTCGGGATCGCCCACGTCCTCCAGTTGCATCTGATTCAGATCGCGCAAAGCATCAAGCGAACGCCGCCGCCGCGCCGAGTCCATTCCCGGCGGATTCGAGACAAAGAGAATCGGGTCGCCCTGGGATCGAAATTGCACGCCTTGATACGATGTGGGCAAGAAACCACTGCCCCAGCACGCCGTCCCGCCGCTGGGCAAACCGCCGCCCG
This genomic interval from Verrucomicrobiota bacterium contains the following:
- a CDS encoding IS5 family transposase, with protein sequence MKIASYETNLTDAQWALLKPLLPDPAKRGRPPTDRRRVIDAILYLVKGGIPWRLLPVDFPPWKTVHWIFRQWTRNQTWEKLNERLRALARKQQDKRSRPTAAVLDSQSVKSDPHGGAVGYDAAKKIKGRKRHLLVDTLGLVLGVAVTAAHVPEREGAQGLLGRVLGWFTWLRKMWVDGGYSGPDFATWVRTIRPKLEVEVVKRSDDVSGFKVLPKRWVVERTFGWLMRHRRLVRDYEHCESSAESWVYIAMIRIQLRRLA
- a CDS encoding DUF1501 domain-containing protein encodes the protein MNCQFTPLLQHNLHAITRRHFFGRCAWGVGAAALASLLEARRVSGSPAALAANPLMPRAPHYTPKAKRVIYMFMEGAPSQLDLFDFKPKLVELHMKPCPESLLKGERFAFIKGVPKMLGTPYKFSKHGQCGMDLSELLPNLAQVADDITLIRSMVTDAFNHAPAQIFLNTGATQIGRPSLGSWLTYGLGSESQELPGFVVMLSGGGLPSGGTACWGSGFLPTSYQGVQFRSQGDPILFVSNPPGMDSARRRRSLDALRDLNQMQLEDVGDPEISTRINAFEMAYRMQSSAPELMEISREPKYIHDMYGTEPGKVSFANNCLLARRLLERGVRFVQLYHRGWDTHGVSEDTDIVHPAGLKKRTRETDRPMAALVADLKQRGLLDDTLVIWGGEFGRTPMNEERNGSKFLGRDHHPRAFSLWLAGGGIKGGYTHGVTDELGYNVVEGKVHVHDLQATILHLLGFDHTRLTYKFQGRDFRLTDVHGDVAKNVLA